In Aspergillus oryzae RIB40 DNA, chromosome 6, one genomic interval encodes:
- a CDS encoding DNA-directed RNA polymerase III core subunit RPO31 (RNA polymerase III, large subunit), with translation MQPPEGVQVDLGKAQVIDRAPKVIKELKFGVLSNDDIVSQGVVEVSDRKFFDLDRDRSVVAHGPLDSRMGVSSKTASCQTCGGALQVCNGHFGHVKLVLPSFHVGYFKRVITILQEICKECSHILLPEGERRAFLREMRRPGLDNLRRLQIAKRINERCRKTRNCDRCGATNGVVKKAGTSALKITHDKFRAFNASTSMKKIPPPSKIVFDRSFEEARSHNPEVEKHHKKAQDDMNALRVLNLFKRISDTDCELLGLDPKEARPEMFLWQYIPAPPVCIRPSVGQDASSTEDDLTAKLGDIVQSNINLKNALLKGAPVQTIMECWDYMQLQIAVYINSDVPGLNKADLGKPIRGFVQRLKGKQGRFRGNLSGKRVDFSGRTVISPDPNLRVDEVAVPELVAKNMTYPEVVTRYNKEKLQQRVRNGTKKWPGANYLVKKGSTFKTFLKYGSLNMIADQLQEGDVVERHIEDGDIVLFNRQPSLHKLSILSHFAKVRPHRTFRLNECVCNPYNADFDGDEMNLHVPQTEEARAEAMELMGVKNNLATPKNGEPIISAIQDFISAAYILSSKDNFFDRRSFTQICLYMLGPETRFDLPPPAVLKPQMLWTGKQVFNILMRPNKDDPVMVNLDAACREYKPPKDGRPKDLDPKDGWLVIRNSEVMCGVMDKATIGSGKKDNVFYVMLRDFGPPAAAEGMNRLSRLSARWFTNMGFSIGITDVYPSEKLLQSKHDLVETAYAQCDEVIAQYKAGTLETFPGCDELQTMENKLSGILSKVRQQAGDECIAQLSKYNSPLIMATSGSKGSSINVSQMVALVGQQIIGGQRVQDGFQDRTLPHFPKNARQPPSKGFVRNSFFSGLEPYEFIFHAMSGREGLVDTAVKTAETGYMSRRLMKSLEDLSSRYDDTVRNSSGHIVQFQYGDDKLDPVDMEGKAKPVHFDRTFIHSEATTYDNDERSLQPAEIMEVCEEMLSKERAKLVRKDLLDVELGYMDRSNHGVDQFESARDFLESIQQYVSTKADKLISRGGDIDPSDERSQQGLNHTGKLTEKTLRTFISACLMKYKKAQVEPGHAVGAVGAQSIGEPGTQMTLKTFHFAGVAGMSITQGVPRIKEIINASKEISTPVVSCELVTKDNVIAARIVKGRIEKTYLRDITHYVRETWTGKEAYITVKINWKTIQDLALELKIQDILAAIKNHRRFKSDDLKFRCQRSHIHIYMDVDPASKLGLSKTEIAATSADPFLRLKHLKRLLPDIQVLGHPQAYRAIIRTDDTSTTNTLLVEGYGLRACMNTIGVDGLRTSTNNVMEMREVLGIEAARTTIVREISEVMKDMDIDPRHMQLLADVMTYKGEVLGITRFGLAKMRDSVLQLASFEKTADHLFDAGGAGRTDLVEGVSECIIMGKTVSLGTGAMEVVRRMNFFEGQIGARKTTFEDTWNNVCEAPLKSKKRART, from the exons ATGCAGCCTCCGGAAGGTGTGCAGGTCGACCTGGGCAAGGCCCAGGTCATTGACCGTGCTCCTAAAGTTATTAAGGAACTGAAATTTGGTGTTCT GTCGAACGATGATATTGTCAGCCAAGGCGTAGTCGAGGTCTCCGACCGGAAGTTCTTTGACCTTGATCGTGATAGATCGGTTGTTGCCCATGGCCCCCTCGATTCGCGCATGGGTGTATCGAGCAAAACCGCATCCTGTCAAACGTGTGGAGGTGCCCTTCAAGTCTGTAATGGCCATTTCGGCCACGTGAAACTCGTCCTGCCCTCTTTTCATGTAGGGTACTTCAAGCGTGTCATCACCATCTTGCAGGAGATCTGCAAAGAATGTTCGCACATTTTGCTCCCGGAAGGAGAACGCCGTGCTTTTCTTCGTGAAATGCGACGCCCGGGCTTGGATAATTTGAGAAGGTTGCAAATAGCGAAGCGCATCAACGAACGTTGCCGTAAGACTCGGAATTGTGACAGGTGCGGTGCCACCAACGGTGTAGTCAAGAAGGCTGGAACAAGCGCACTCAAAATCACGCACGATAAATTCCGTGCCTTCAATGCCTCTACCtctatgaagaagatcccCCCTCCCAGCAAGATTGTTTTCGATCGATCGTTCGAGGAAGCCAGGAGCCATAATCCGGAAGTTGAAAAACATCACAAAAAAGCGCAGGATGATATGAATGCCTTGCGTGTTCTAAACCTCTTCAAGAGAATTTCCGATACGGACTGCGAACTGTTGGGATTGGATCCGAAGGAAGCCAGGCCCGAAATGTTTCTCTGGCAGTATATCCCTGCACCCCCTGTGTGTATCCGTCCTTCCGTAGGCCAAGACGCTTCCTCCACCGAGGATGACCTGACTGCCAAGTTGGGTGATATTGTCCAGAGTAACATCAATCTTAAGAACGCACTACTCAAGGGTGCCCCCGTTCAGACCATCATGGAATGCTGGGACTACATGCAGCTTCAGATTGCGGTCTATATCAACAGTGACGTTCCTGGCCTGAACAAGGCAGACTTGGGCAAGCCCATACGAGGTTTTGTACAACGACTGAAAGGAAAGCAGGGAAGATTCCGTGGTAATTTGTCAGGAAAGCGTGTTGATTTCTCTGGTCGAACTGTCATTTCACCCGATCCGAATTTGCGAGTCGATGAAGTCGCGGTTCCCGAACTAGTGGCGAAGAACATGACTTATCCTGAGGTGGTCACACGGTAcaacaaggagaagctgcagcagAGAGTTCGGAACGGAACCAAAAAGTGGCCTGGAGCGAACTACCTTGTCAAGAAAGGCTCAACCTTCAAAACCTTCCTCAAGTACGGTAGTCTCAACATGATTGCCGATCAGCTGCAGGAGGGAGACGTCGTCGAGCGCCATATCGAGGACGGTGACATTGTACTTTTCAACCGTCAGCCCTCTCTTCACAAGCTCAGTATTCTTTCCCACTTTGCCAAAGTCCGCCCTCACAGAACTTTTCGTTTGAACGAGTGTGTCTGTAACCCATACAATGCCGATTTCGACGGAGACGAGATGAATTTGCACGTACCCCAGACTGAAGAAGCAAGAGCCGAAGCTATGGAGCTGATGGGCGTGAAAAACAATCTGGCAACGCCTAAGAACGGTGAACCCATCATTTCCGCCATCCAAGATTTCATCAGTGCTGCGTACATCTTGAGTAGTAAGGATAATTTCTTCGATCGGCGCTCGTTCACGCAGATATGCCTTTACATGCTTGGCCCGGAAACTCGTTTCGACCTTCCTCCACCCGCAGTGCTCAAGCCACAGATGCTGTGGACCGGAAAGCAAGTTTTCAATATTCTCATGCGTCCCAACAAGGACGATCCTGTAATGGTCAACTTGGATGCTGCATGCAGAGAATACAAGCCCCCCAAGGATGGCCGCCCGAAAGATCTGGACCCGAAAGACGGGTGGCTCGTCATTCGTAATTCGGAGGTCATGTGTGGTGTGATGGACAAAGCTACTATTGGTTCAGGAAAGAAGGACAATGTCTTTTATGTTATGCTGAGAGATTTCGGccctccagcagcagcagaggGCATGAATCGCTTGTCGAGGCTATCCGCGCGTTGGTTTACAAACATGGGTTTCTCCATCGGTATCACAGACGTATACCCTAGCGAGAAGCTACTACAGTCGAAGCATGACCTGGTCGAAACGGCATATGCACAGTGTGACGAAGTCATTGCCCAATACAAGGCGGGTACCCTGGAGACGTTCCCTGGATGTGACGAGTTGCAAACTATGGAGAATAAGCTCTCTGGTATTCTCAGTAAGGTTCGACAGCAGGCTGGTGACGAATGTATCGCCCAGCTCAGCAAGTACAACTCTCCTTTGATCATGGCTACGTCTGGATCCAAGGGTTCAAGTATCAACGTGTCCCAGATGGTTGCCCTCGTCGGTCAGCAAATTATTGGTGGTCAACGTGTGCAGGACGGTTTCCAAGATAGAACACTGCCTCATTTCCCAAAGAATGCTCGTCAACCCCCTTCGAAGGGTTTCGTTCGCAAcagtttcttttctggcTTGGAGCCCTATGAGTTTATTTTCCACGCCATGTCCGGTCGTGAAGGTCTGGTCGATACAGCCGTCAAAACCGCCGAAACTGGTTACATGTCGCGTCGCTTGATGAAGTCCTTGGAAGATCTCTCTTCGCGGTACGATGATACTGTGCGGAACTCTTCCGGCCATATCGTTCAGTTCCAGTACGGTGATGACAAGCTGGATCCCGTAGATATGGAGGGCAAGGCTAAGCCTGTTCATTTCGATCGGACGTTCATTCACTCCGAAGCGACCACCTATGATAACGACGAGCGCAGCTTGCAGCCCGCAGAGATCATGGAAGTGTGTGAAGAGATGCTCTCAAAGGAACGCGCTAAATTGGTCCGGAAAGATCTGCTCGACGTTGAACTCGGCTACATGGACCGGTCTAACCACGGTGTTGACCAGTTTGAAAGTGCACGCGACTTCCTCGAGTCTATCCAGCAATACGTTTCCACCAAGGCAGACAAATTGATCTCCCGAGGCGGTGACATTGATCCCTCCGATGAGAGGAGTCAGCAGGGCTTGAACCATACAGGCAAGTTGACCGAGAAGACGCTCAGGACCTTTATCTCTGCCTGTTTGATGAAATACAAGAAGGCTCAGGTGGAGCCCGGTCATGCGGTTGGTGCTGTTGGTGCCCAGTCTATTGGTGAACCCGGTACTCAGATGACCTTGAAGACTTTCCATTTTGCTGGTGTCGCTGGTATGAGTATCACTCAGGGTGTTCCTCGTATTAAGGAAATTATCAACGCTTCCAAGGAAATCAGTACACCCGTCGTGTCTTGCGAACTGGTAACCAAGGACAATGTCATTGCGGCTCGGATTGTAAAGGGACGTATTGAGAAGACGTATCTCAGGGATATCACCCACTACGTCCGAGAGACCTGGACTGGCAAAGAGGCATACATCACCGTTAAGATTAACTGGAAGACCATCCAAGACTTGGCACTCGAATTGAAAATCCAGGATATCCTTGCTGCCATCAAGAACCATAGACGCTTCAAGTCCGATGACTTGAAGTTCCGCTGCCAGCGGTCACATATTCATATCTATATGGATGTGGATCCTGCTAGCAAGCTCGGCCTTTCGAAGACGGAAATTGCCGCGACGAGTGCCGATCCTTTCCTGCGTTTGAAGCATCTCAAACGCCTACTTCCCGACATCCAGGTTCTCGGTCACCCTCAAGCCTACCGTGCGATTATTCGGACGGATGACACGTCGACTACCAACACGCTCCTTGTGGAAGGTTACGGTCTTCGGGCATGTATGAACACGATTGGTGTTGACGGCCTTCGCACGTCTACCAATAACGTGATGGAGATGCGCGAAGTTCTTGGTATTGAAGCCGCCCGGACGACCATTGTTCGTGAAATCAGCGAGGTGATGAAGGACATGGACATTGATCCTCGACACATGCAGCTTCTTGCCGATGTCATGACCTACAAGGGTGAGGTTCTGGGTATTACGCGATTCGGTCTTGCCAAGATGCGTGACTCTGTTCTTCAGCT